In the Manis javanica isolate MJ-LG chromosome 14, MJ_LKY, whole genome shotgun sequence genome, one interval contains:
- the ZNF692 gene encoding zinc finger protein 692 isoform X1 — protein sequence MGGLCGSAQQATPSPGAPLQVLHLWRSPSQPRFQLLPGEAGAQKPGAGRSLQSFPTAADLRARLSSSRQPGVSSPLTPPVPTGVESEHDEQTQQARLPRGVGPPPETLLAPGEGEEEDEDGEEMLSDASPWTYSSSPDDSEPDVPRPPLSSVPHSLKEGESPPVPTTAPTALAALPSAAATLGSGASLPAEVGVKLELSGTSQTAPQTEPLPSPGSQAQSALASAWDEDTAQIGPKRIRKAAKRELLPCDFPGCGRIFSNRQYLNHHKKYQHIHQKSFSCPEPACGKSFNFKKHLKEHVKLHSELRKAVQQEGGGPLGQQLEIAVAEQDTRDYICEFCARSFRTSSNLVIHRRIHTGEKPLQCEICGFTCRQKASLNWHRRKHAETAATLRFPCEFCGKRFEKLDSVAAHCSKSHPALLPTQESPGALEPCAGISDPVPRPSLVVRLQHCSFSSEHSQGLGEPDPKN from the exons ATGGGGGGCTTGTGTGGGAGTGCTCAGCAGGCCACACCTTCTCCTGGGGCCCCTCTTCAGGTCCTGCACCTCTGGAGGAGCCCAAGCCAGCCCCGCTTCCAGCTACTGCCCGGAGAAGCTGGTGCCCAGAAGCCAGGAGCAGGCAGGAGCCTGCAG AGCTTTCCCACCGCTGCAGACCTTAGAGCTCGTCTGTCCTCATCCCGCCAGCCCGGAGTTTCTTCCCCTTTGACCCCGCCTGTGCCAACAGGTGTGGAATCTGAGCATGATGAGCAGACTCAGCAGGCCCGGTTGCCCAG GGGGGTGGGACCCCCACCGGAGACCTTGCTGGCCccaggagaaggggaggaggaagatgaagatGGAGAGGAGATGCTCAGTGATGCCAGCCCCTGGACTTACAGCTCCTCCCCAGATGA CAGTGAGCCGGATGTCCCCAGACCACCCCTGTCCTCTGTCCCTCACTCTCTGAAGGAGGGGGAGAGCCCCCCGGTCCCCACAACTGCCCCTACTGCTCTTGCTGCACTGCCCTCAGCAGCAGCCACACTGGGTTCTGGAGCTTCTCTGCCTGCGGAAGTTGGGGTAAAGCTGGAGCTCAGCGGGACCTCTCAAACGGCCCCGCAGACTGAGCCCCTGCCCAG CCCTGGGAGTCAGGCCCAGTCTGCTCTGGCCTCGGCCTGGGACGAGGACACCGCACAGATCGGCCCCAAGAGAATTAG GAAGGCTGCCAAAAGAGAGCTGCTGCCGTGTGACTTCCCTGGCTGCGGAAGGATCTTCTCCAACCGGCAGTATTTGAAT cacCACAAGAAGTACCAGCATATTCACCAGAAGTCCTTCTCCTGCCCGGAGCCAGCCTGCGGGAAGTCCTTCAACTTTaagaaacacctgaaggagcaCGTGAAGCTCCACAGTG AGCTGCGGAAGGCGGTACAGCAGGAAGGTGGTGGGCCACTGGGCCAGCAGCTCGAGATTGCTGTAGCAGAACAAG ACACCCGAGATTACATCTGTGAGTTCTGTGCCCGGTCCTTCCGCACTAGCAGCAACCTGGTCATCCACCGGCGCATCCACACTGGAGAGAAGCCCCTGCA GTGTGAAATCTGTGGGTTCACCTGCCGCCAGAAGGCCTCTCTGAACTGGCACCGGCGCAAGCACGCGGAGACAGCAGCTACCCTGCGCTTCCCCTGTGAGTTCTGCGGCAAGCGCTTTGAGAAGCTGGACAGCGTGGCAGCTCACTGCAGCAAGAgccacccagccctgctcccaaCCCAGGAGTCACCCGGCGCCCTGGAACCCTGTGCTGGCATCTCTGACCCGGTGCCCCGGCCCTCTCTGGTTGTGAGGCTCCAGCACTGCTCCTTCAGTAGTGAGCATTCCCAGGGCTTGGGGGAGCCAGACCCTAAGAACTGA
- the ZNF692 gene encoding zinc finger protein 692 isoform X4 yields the protein MGGLCGSAQQATPSPGAPLQVLHLWRSPSQPRFQLLPGEAGAQKPGAGRSLQSFPTAADLRARLSSSRQPGVSSPLTPPVPTGVESEHDEQTQQARLPRGVGPPPETLLAPGEGEEEDEDGEEMLSDASPWTYSSSPDDSEPDVPRPPLSSVPHSLKEGESPPVPTTAPTALAALPSAAATLGSGASLPAEVGVKLELSGTSQTAPQTEPLPSPGSQAQSALASAWDEDTAQIGPKRIRKAAKRELLPCDFPGCGRIFSNRQYLNHHKKYQHIHQKSFSCPEPACGKSFNFKKHLKEHVKLHSDTRDYICEFCARSFRTSSNLVIHRRIHTGEKPLQCEICGFTCRQKASLNWHRRKHAETAATLRFPCEFCGKRFEKLDSVAAHCSKSHPALLPTQESPGALEPCAGISDPVPRPSLVVRLQHCSFSSEHSQGLGEPDPKN from the exons ATGGGGGGCTTGTGTGGGAGTGCTCAGCAGGCCACACCTTCTCCTGGGGCCCCTCTTCAGGTCCTGCACCTCTGGAGGAGCCCAAGCCAGCCCCGCTTCCAGCTACTGCCCGGAGAAGCTGGTGCCCAGAAGCCAGGAGCAGGCAGGAGCCTGCAG AGCTTTCCCACCGCTGCAGACCTTAGAGCTCGTCTGTCCTCATCCCGCCAGCCCGGAGTTTCTTCCCCTTTGACCCCGCCTGTGCCAACAGGTGTGGAATCTGAGCATGATGAGCAGACTCAGCAGGCCCGGTTGCCCAG GGGGGTGGGACCCCCACCGGAGACCTTGCTGGCCccaggagaaggggaggaggaagatgaagatGGAGAGGAGATGCTCAGTGATGCCAGCCCCTGGACTTACAGCTCCTCCCCAGATGA CAGTGAGCCGGATGTCCCCAGACCACCCCTGTCCTCTGTCCCTCACTCTCTGAAGGAGGGGGAGAGCCCCCCGGTCCCCACAACTGCCCCTACTGCTCTTGCTGCACTGCCCTCAGCAGCAGCCACACTGGGTTCTGGAGCTTCTCTGCCTGCGGAAGTTGGGGTAAAGCTGGAGCTCAGCGGGACCTCTCAAACGGCCCCGCAGACTGAGCCCCTGCCCAG CCCTGGGAGTCAGGCCCAGTCTGCTCTGGCCTCGGCCTGGGACGAGGACACCGCACAGATCGGCCCCAAGAGAATTAG GAAGGCTGCCAAAAGAGAGCTGCTGCCGTGTGACTTCCCTGGCTGCGGAAGGATCTTCTCCAACCGGCAGTATTTGAAT cacCACAAGAAGTACCAGCATATTCACCAGAAGTCCTTCTCCTGCCCGGAGCCAGCCTGCGGGAAGTCCTTCAACTTTaagaaacacctgaaggagcaCGTGAAGCTCCACAGTG ACACCCGAGATTACATCTGTGAGTTCTGTGCCCGGTCCTTCCGCACTAGCAGCAACCTGGTCATCCACCGGCGCATCCACACTGGAGAGAAGCCCCTGCA GTGTGAAATCTGTGGGTTCACCTGCCGCCAGAAGGCCTCTCTGAACTGGCACCGGCGCAAGCACGCGGAGACAGCAGCTACCCTGCGCTTCCCCTGTGAGTTCTGCGGCAAGCGCTTTGAGAAGCTGGACAGCGTGGCAGCTCACTGCAGCAAGAgccacccagccctgctcccaaCCCAGGAGTCACCCGGCGCCCTGGAACCCTGTGCTGGCATCTCTGACCCGGTGCCCCGGCCCTCTCTGGTTGTGAGGCTCCAGCACTGCTCCTTCAGTAGTGAGCATTCCCAGGGCTTGGGGGAGCCAGACCCTAAGAACTGA